The Mangifera indica cultivar Alphonso chromosome 8, CATAS_Mindica_2.1, whole genome shotgun sequence genome has a window encoding:
- the LOC123222463 gene encoding NAC domain-containing protein 91-like: MDYFNGMGYRFHPTEDEIIHHFLESKMRDGTDFSAVIKEVDICSFEPWQLPEHSPLSSDDQQWYFFSAIAYKYAKSKRIERTTRAGSWKVTGKDHEIYDENTGQLIGKRKALVFYQGHGSNVIKTCWVMHEFHSETARYYQKPFVLCRLKRKSDDTEDDQPSSRWASTSRN; this comes from the exons ATGGACTACTTCAACGGCATGGGATACAGATTCCATCCCACAGAAGACGAAATCATCCACCATTTTCTTGAATCAAAGATGAGGGATGGCACTGATTTTTCTGCTGTTATTAAGGAAGTCGATATTTGCAGTTTTGAACCTTGGCAATTGCCTG AGCATTCACCGCTTTCCTCGGATGATCAACAGTGGTACTTTTTCAGTGCAATTGCTTATAAGTATGCCAAGAGTAAACGAATTGAAAGAACAACTAGGGCTGGATCTTGGAAAGTCACAGGTAAAGATCATGAAATCTATGATGAAAACACTGGGCAACTCATTGGTAAAAGAAAAGCTTTGGTTTTTTACCAAGGTCACGGCTCTAATGTCATAAAGACTTGTTGGGTGATGCATGAATTTCATTCCGAGACTGCTCGTTATTATCAG AAGCCTTTTGTTCTTTGTCGATTGAAAAGAAAATCAGATGATACTGAAGATGATCAACCCAGTTCTCGTTGGGCTTCTACTTCCAGAAATTAA